The proteins below come from a single Chryseobacterium nepalense genomic window:
- a CDS encoding SRPBCC domain-containing protein — translation MELKTKITAEDGKQEIFITREFDIPLNLLFKAYTDAEIVGQWMGTNVLSLENRKHGSYQFETRNNNGDIIFKAHGSIHDIIWDHLIIRTFQMENTSFPAQMEFLTFEKISDDKSKITIQSIYKSVEIRDQMLKLPFAQGINMAHNRLEEVILSITKQ, via the coding sequence ATGGAACTCAAAACAAAAATCACTGCCGAAGACGGCAAACAGGAAATTTTCATTACACGAGAATTTGATATTCCTTTAAATCTTCTTTTTAAAGCATATACAGATGCGGAAATTGTCGGTCAATGGATGGGAACAAATGTGTTATCATTAGAAAACAGAAAACACGGCAGTTACCAGTTTGAAACCAGAAATAATAACGGAGATATCATTTTCAAAGCACATGGAAGCATCCACGATATTATTTGGGACCACTTAATTATCAGAACATTCCAGATGGAAAATACTTCTTTCCCAGCACAGATGGAATTCTTAACATTTGAAAAAATTTCAGATGATAAAAGTAAAATTACCATTCAGAGTATTTATAAATCGGTGGAAATCAGAGATCAGATGCTAAAATTACCTTTTGCCCAGGGAATTAATATGGCTCACAATAGATTAGAGGAAGTTATCTTATCTATTACTAAACAATAA
- a CDS encoding DUF4256 domain-containing protein, whose translation MTKKNLSKEQKEALLETLRTRFSKNMNRHKNLEWNQIEEKLLENPDKLWSLNEMEITEGEPDVVTFNDETNGEILFFDCSPESPKRRSLCYDYQAWNARKANKPEGNAVDKAAEMGIEILTEAQYRKLQELGKFDLKTSSWIRTPEKIRQMGGAVFCDRRYDTVFLYHNGAESYYAARGFRGCLKI comes from the coding sequence ATGACTAAAAAAAATCTATCAAAAGAACAGAAAGAAGCACTGCTGGAAACCTTACGAACACGATTTTCAAAAAATATGAACCGGCATAAAAACCTGGAATGGAACCAAATAGAAGAAAAACTGCTTGAAAACCCGGACAAACTCTGGTCTTTGAACGAAATGGAAATCACAGAAGGTGAACCTGATGTAGTAACCTTTAATGATGAGACGAACGGTGAAATTTTATTCTTCGACTGTTCCCCCGAAAGTCCGAAACGCAGAAGCCTTTGCTACGACTATCAGGCGTGGAATGCCCGAAAAGCCAACAAACCGGAAGGAAATGCTGTTGACAAAGCCGCTGAAATGGGTATAGAAATTTTAACTGAAGCACAATACCGTAAACTCCAGGAACTTGGTAAATTTGATCTTAAAACTTCAAGCTGGATCCGAACTCCGGAAAAAATCAGACAAATGGGCGGAGCCGTTTTCTGTGACAGAAGATACGATACTGTTTTTCTATATCACAACGGTGCCGAATCTTATTATGCCGCGAGAGGATTCAGAGGTTGTCTTAAAATTTAG